The proteins below come from a single Gordonia sp. X0973 genomic window:
- a CDS encoding 2'-5' RNA ligase family protein, producing the protein MVHSLELVFDDDTDATVIAEMNALADAGLRNPHRDQRPHVTLVAAPTISPAALTALAPAAQRLPITVLLGAPIVFSPDGADRGYVVARSVVPSAELLGIQSTVVRLAADHVDGAFDHSRPGGWSPHVTVARRLSVDRLGPALEILSTAADRPAVVTGIRLWDGEAKTETVLPGRAC; encoded by the coding sequence GTGGTCCATTCTCTCGAGTTGGTCTTCGACGACGACACCGATGCGACGGTGATCGCCGAGATGAACGCGCTTGCCGATGCCGGGTTGCGCAACCCGCACCGCGATCAGCGCCCGCACGTGACCCTCGTCGCCGCGCCGACGATCTCCCCGGCGGCGTTGACCGCGCTCGCCCCGGCCGCGCAGCGCCTGCCGATCACCGTGCTCCTGGGCGCCCCGATCGTCTTCTCCCCCGACGGCGCCGACCGCGGATACGTGGTCGCCCGTTCGGTCGTCCCCTCCGCCGAGTTGCTCGGGATCCAGTCCACCGTCGTGCGGTTGGCCGCCGATCACGTCGACGGCGCATTCGACCATTCGAGGCCGGGCGGGTGGTCACCTCATGTGACGGTCGCACGGCGGCTCTCCGTCGACCGGCTGGGGCCCGCCCTCGAGATCCTGTCCACGGCGGCCGACCGTCCCGCGGTCGTCACCGGTATCCGTCTCTGGGACGGCGAGGCCAAGACCGAGACGGTGCTCCCGGGACGGGCGTGCTGA
- the coaE gene encoding dephospho-CoA kinase translates to MIRVGLTGGMGAGKSTVAATFVERGAYLIDADKIAREVVAAGTPGLAALVEAFGDDILDPAGELNRPGLAAKAFVDDESRATLNRITHPLIGARTTELLDAAPGDAIVVQDTPLLVEGHMAPFFHSVIVVDADVEMRVHRLVNSRGLDEADARARIAAQATEEQRRAVADAWLVNHGTHDDLAQQATDLWTQRLVPYELNVRRGIVAEPVAELVAADPDPAVLGTRLTNRLWALAGERATAVEVIGAATGIRAVTALQITARDEAAATELPDLLRAGGFPADGDGAYASADPGRPARVTVVA, encoded by the coding sequence GTGATCCGAGTGGGACTGACTGGTGGGATGGGCGCGGGTAAGTCGACGGTGGCCGCGACCTTCGTCGAGCGAGGTGCGTACCTGATCGACGCGGACAAGATCGCGCGCGAGGTGGTGGCTGCCGGGACGCCGGGGCTGGCCGCCCTGGTGGAAGCGTTCGGCGACGACATCCTCGACCCCGCTGGGGAGCTGAACCGGCCCGGGCTGGCCGCGAAGGCATTCGTCGACGACGAGTCGCGCGCGACGTTGAACCGCATCACCCACCCGCTGATCGGCGCGCGCACCACCGAGTTGCTCGACGCCGCGCCCGGCGATGCGATCGTCGTGCAAGACACGCCGCTGCTCGTGGAGGGGCACATGGCGCCCTTCTTCCACTCCGTCATCGTGGTCGATGCCGACGTCGAGATGCGGGTGCATCGCCTGGTCAACTCGCGCGGACTCGACGAGGCCGACGCGCGGGCCCGCATCGCCGCCCAGGCCACCGAGGAACAGCGCCGCGCGGTGGCCGATGCGTGGCTGGTCAACCACGGGACACACGACGACTTGGCGCAGCAGGCGACGGACCTGTGGACCCAGCGCCTCGTGCCCTACGAGCTCAACGTCCGCCGCGGGATCGTCGCCGAGCCGGTCGCCGAACTCGTCGCCGCCGATCCCGATCCGGCTGTGCTGGGCACTCGACTGACCAACCGGCTGTGGGCGCTGGCGGGGGAGCGGGCGACGGCGGTCGAGGTGATCGGGGCGGCCACCGGCATCCGCGCGGTGACCGCGTTGCAGATCACCGCGCGCGACGAGGCGGCGGCTACGGAACTGCCGGACCTCCTGCGCGCCGGCGGCTTTCCGGCCGACGGCGACGGCGCGTACGCCTCGGCCGACCCGGGGCGTCCGGCGCGGGTCACCGTCGTCGCATAG
- the rpsA gene encoding 30S ribosomal protein S1, which yields MSSPTISSPQVAVNDIGSAEDFLAAIDSTIKYFNDGDIVEGTIVKVDRDEVLLDIGYKTEGVIPSRELSIKHDVDPSEVVNVGDEVEALVLTKEDKEGRLILSKKRAQYERAWGTIEELKEKDEAVKGTVIEVVKGGLILDIGLRGFLPASLVEMRRVRDLQPYIGKEIEAKIIELDKNRNNVVLSRRAWLEQTQSEVRSEFLHQLQKGQVRKGVVSSIVNFGAFVDLGGVDGLVHVSELSWKHIDHPNEVVTVGDEVTVEVLDVDLDRERVSLSLKATQEDPWRQFARTHAIGQIVPGKVTKLVPFGAFVRVEEGIEGLVHISELAERHVEVPDQVVAVNDDALVKVIDIDLERRRISLSLKQANEDYTEEFDPSKYGMADSYDEQGNYIFPEGFDADTNEWLEGYEEQQKAWEARYAEAERRHKMHTTQMEKFAKAAAEAENAPSDYSSSSSDEGKGGSDEPASSGGSLASDEQLAALREKLAGNA from the coding sequence ATGTCGTCCCCCACTATCTCCTCGCCGCAAGTAGCCGTCAACGACATCGGCTCGGCCGAGGATTTTCTCGCCGCCATCGATTCCACGATCAAGTACTTCAACGATGGCGACATCGTTGAAGGGACGATCGTCAAGGTTGACCGCGACGAGGTCCTGCTTGACATCGGTTACAAGACCGAAGGCGTCATCCCGTCCCGCGAGCTTTCCATCAAGCACGACGTCGACCCCAGCGAGGTCGTCAACGTCGGCGACGAGGTCGAAGCCCTGGTCCTCACCAAGGAGGACAAGGAAGGCCGCCTCATCCTGTCCAAGAAGCGCGCCCAGTACGAGCGCGCCTGGGGCACCATCGAGGAGCTCAAGGAGAAGGACGAGGCCGTCAAGGGCACCGTCATCGAGGTCGTCAAGGGCGGCCTGATCCTCGACATCGGCCTGCGCGGCTTCCTGCCCGCGTCGCTCGTCGAGATGCGTCGCGTCCGCGACCTCCAGCCGTACATCGGCAAGGAGATCGAGGCCAAGATCATCGAGCTCGACAAGAACCGCAACAACGTGGTGCTCTCGCGCCGCGCCTGGCTGGAGCAGACCCAGTCCGAGGTTCGCAGCGAGTTCCTGCACCAGCTCCAGAAGGGCCAGGTCCGCAAGGGCGTCGTGTCCTCGATCGTCAACTTCGGCGCCTTCGTCGATCTCGGCGGCGTCGACGGCCTGGTGCACGTCTCCGAGCTGTCGTGGAAGCACATCGACCACCCGAACGAGGTCGTCACCGTGGGCGACGAGGTCACCGTCGAGGTCCTCGACGTCGATCTCGACCGCGAGCGCGTTTCGCTGTCGCTCAAGGCCACCCAGGAAGACCCGTGGCGTCAGTTCGCCCGCACCCACGCGATCGGTCAGATCGTGCCGGGCAAGGTCACCAAGCTGGTGCCGTTCGGCGCGTTCGTCCGCGTCGAGGAGGGCATCGAGGGCCTGGTGCACATCTCCGAGCTGGCCGAGCGCCACGTCGAGGTCCCGGATCAGGTTGTCGCCGTCAACGACGATGCGCTGGTCAAGGTCATCGACATCGACCTCGAGCGTCGTCGTATCTCGCTGAGCCTCAAGCAGGCCAACGAGGACTACACCGAGGAGTTCGACCCCTCGAAGTACGGCATGGCCGACAGCTACGACGAGCAGGGCAACTACATCTTCCCCGAGGGCTTCGACGCTGACACCAACGAGTGGCTCGAGGGCTACGAGGAGCAGCAGAAGGCCTGGGAGGCGCGTTACGCAGAGGCGGAGCGTCGTCACAAGATGCACACCACCCAGATGGAGAAGTTCGCGAAGGCGGCCGCCGAGGCGGAGAACGCCCCGAGCGACTACTCCTCCTCGTCCTCCGACGAGGGCAAGGGCGGCTCGGACGAGCCCGCCTCCTCCGGTGGTTCGCTGGCCAGCGACGAGCAGCTCGCCGCACTGCGCGAGAAGCTCGCCGGCAACGCCTGA
- a CDS encoding undecaprenyl-diphosphate phosphatase has protein sequence MTGLTYEQSVVMGLLQGVTELFPVSSLGHSLLVPAWLGGSWKDLVTQSAQRGHTPFMAFVVALHVATAVALIAYYWRDWVAVVSGFVDSIRHRRITGADAKMAWLLIVGTIPVGIVGLVAEKPLRTLFASPLAAAVFLTVNGGILLGAELLKRRSQSAPAGRHRHAGDDGSDITELGLPRGTAVGASQILALFPGISRSGVTISAGIVAGLDHERAAKFAFMLATPVILAAGALKIPELFGPDAHGMGGQVVVGAVCAFVAALASTAFLAKFFHTRTLYPFVAYCLIAGIASIIRFA, from the coding sequence ATGACGGGGCTGACGTACGAGCAGTCGGTGGTGATGGGATTGCTGCAGGGCGTGACCGAGTTGTTCCCGGTGTCGAGTCTCGGACACTCGCTGTTGGTCCCCGCCTGGCTCGGCGGCAGTTGGAAAGACCTGGTGACCCAGTCCGCCCAACGCGGTCACACCCCGTTCATGGCCTTCGTCGTCGCGCTGCACGTCGCGACGGCGGTCGCGCTCATCGCCTACTACTGGCGCGACTGGGTGGCGGTCGTCTCCGGGTTCGTCGACTCGATCCGCCATCGTCGGATCACCGGGGCCGACGCCAAGATGGCCTGGCTGCTGATCGTCGGGACCATCCCGGTCGGCATCGTCGGACTCGTCGCGGAGAAGCCGCTGCGCACCTTGTTCGCCAGTCCCCTGGCCGCCGCCGTCTTCCTCACCGTCAACGGCGGGATCCTGCTGGGCGCCGAATTGTTGAAGCGCCGCTCCCAGTCGGCGCCCGCGGGTCGGCATCGCCATGCCGGCGACGACGGCTCCGACATCACCGAGTTGGGCCTACCGCGGGGAACGGCCGTGGGTGCGTCGCAGATCCTCGCCCTGTTTCCCGGCATCTCCCGTTCCGGCGTAACCATCTCCGCGGGAATCGTCGCCGGGCTCGACCACGAGCGCGCTGCGAAGTTCGCGTTCATGCTGGCCACGCCCGTGATCCTGGCGGCCGGCGCCCTCAAGATCCCCGAACTCTTCGGCCCCGACGCCCACGGCATGGGCGGGCAGGTCGTCGTCGGGGCGGTCTGCGCGTTCGTCGCCGCCCTGGCCTCGACGGCGTTCCTCGCCAAGTTCTTCCACACCCGCACGCTCTACCCGTTCGTGGCGTACTGCCTCATCGCCGGGATCGCCAGCATCATCCGTTTCGCGTGA
- a CDS encoding isochorismatase family protein, whose product MTGKALIIVDVQYDFCEGGSLAVPGGLAVADRLAGALRDPGFLARYDLVVTTQDWHIDPGEHFARDGQEPDFAVSWPVHCEAGKPGAAIVAVLARAVSGVDLPVVTVFKGQYEAAYSGFEGATSDGELLVDVLRSRGITAVDVVGLATDFCVKQTALDAARAGFQTTVLEEYSAGIDAAAVRELRDTGFAAAGVAVV is encoded by the coding sequence ATGACCGGGAAGGCGCTGATCATCGTCGACGTCCAATACGACTTCTGCGAGGGCGGCTCGCTGGCCGTGCCCGGCGGCCTCGCCGTCGCCGATCGACTTGCCGGAGCACTGCGCGATCCGGGGTTCCTCGCCCGGTACGACCTCGTCGTGACGACACAGGATTGGCATATCGATCCCGGCGAGCACTTCGCGCGCGACGGGCAGGAACCCGATTTCGCGGTCTCGTGGCCGGTCCACTGCGAGGCGGGCAAACCCGGCGCGGCCATCGTCGCGGTATTGGCCCGGGCCGTGTCCGGTGTCGACCTTCCGGTCGTCACGGTGTTCAAGGGCCAATACGAGGCCGCCTACTCGGGCTTCGAAGGGGCGACGAGCGACGGGGAACTCCTCGTCGACGTATTGCGGAGCCGGGGGATCACCGCGGTCGACGTCGTCGGCCTCGCGACGGATTTCTGCGTGAAGCAGACCGCGCTCGACGCGGCTCGCGCCGGATTCCAGACCACCGTCCTCGAGGAGTACAGCGCCGGGATCGATGCGGCGGCCGTTCGCGAGCTACGCGATACCGGGTTCGCGGCGGCGGGTGTCGCCGTCGTCTGA
- a CDS encoding isocitrate/isopropylmalate dehydrogenase family protein — MNGQLRVGVIDGDGIGPEIVPVVREIADAAVRGAGLTVEWVPLAMGLSAIESDGDPLPAATLDALDGLDCWILGPHDSAGYPDRFRGSLTPGAVIRKRYGLYANLRPARAYPGVAAVRPDIDLLIARENSEGLYADRNMALGSGEFMPTPDVALAVGVITRAASQRIARVAFEHARRRRNHVTVVHKANVLTMTTGLFRDACLAVARDYPEVTVDEQHVDAMAALLVRRPGDFDVIVTENLFGDILSDLTAELAGSLGLAASINASDEKAMAQAGHGAAPDIAGQDRANPVALVESTAMLLDWWSVRGHDDRGAAAASAIRAALSETLAAGEATADLGGSMGTAEFGAAVLGRISGQRITG, encoded by the coding sequence GTGAACGGGCAGTTGCGCGTCGGGGTGATCGACGGCGACGGCATCGGACCCGAGATCGTCCCGGTCGTCCGCGAGATCGCCGACGCGGCGGTGCGCGGAGCCGGGTTGACCGTCGAGTGGGTCCCACTGGCGATGGGGCTCTCGGCCATCGAATCCGACGGCGATCCGCTGCCCGCCGCGACGCTTGACGCACTCGACGGACTGGACTGCTGGATCCTGGGGCCGCACGACTCGGCCGGCTACCCGGATCGGTTCCGGGGCAGCCTCACTCCGGGTGCGGTGATCCGCAAGCGGTACGGGCTCTACGCCAACCTGCGGCCCGCCCGGGCCTATCCCGGCGTCGCGGCCGTCCGCCCCGACATCGATCTGCTGATCGCACGGGAGAACAGCGAGGGGCTCTACGCCGACCGCAACATGGCGCTCGGCTCCGGCGAATTCATGCCGACGCCCGACGTCGCACTCGCCGTCGGCGTGATCACCCGGGCCGCCTCGCAGCGCATCGCGCGGGTCGCGTTCGAGCATGCCCGCCGTCGGCGCAACCACGTCACCGTCGTACACAAGGCCAACGTCCTCACCATGACCACCGGACTGTTCCGCGACGCCTGCCTGGCGGTGGCGCGCGACTACCCCGAGGTGACCGTCGACGAGCAGCACGTCGACGCCATGGCTGCATTGCTGGTGCGCCGTCCCGGCGACTTCGACGTCATCGTCACCGAGAACCTCTTCGGCGACATCCTGTCCGACCTCACCGCGGAGCTGGCCGGATCACTCGGCCTCGCGGCCTCCATCAACGCCTCCGACGAGAAGGCCATGGCCCAGGCGGGGCATGGCGCCGCACCGGATATCGCCGGGCAGGACAGGGCCAATCCGGTGGCACTCGTCGAATCGACGGCGATGCTGCTCGACTGGTGGTCGGTCCGCGGACACGACGATCGGGGTGCCGCGGCCGCCTCGGCGATCCGGGCCGCCCTGTCGGAGACGTTGGCGGCGGGGGAGGCCACCGCCGACCTCGGCGGCAGCATGGGAACCGCGGAGTTCGGCGCCGCCGTGCTGGGCCGCATCAGCGGCCAGCGGATCACCGGATAG
- a CDS encoding DUF402 domain-containing protein, whose amino-acid sequence MTATAHPAKREVFDVPAMTNTDNKGFVRAVETYRETAHGLYMDRFADHPHFHRLETWLLPRLGLRANIFHFRDPEYRPGQRLYIDVGEFSGPDSDGRWYAVDWYLDLVDVTGEPLRLIDVDELFDAHGAGFLTTDECQRAVEAATHALTGAARHGDDVQAWLDEAVGTHLTWSDRP is encoded by the coding sequence ATGACCGCAACCGCCCATCCCGCCAAACGCGAGGTGTTCGACGTCCCGGCGATGACCAACACCGACAACAAGGGGTTCGTGCGCGCGGTCGAGACCTATCGAGAGACCGCCCACGGCCTCTACATGGATCGGTTCGCCGACCACCCACACTTCCACCGACTGGAGACCTGGCTGCTGCCCCGGCTCGGGCTGCGCGCCAACATCTTCCATTTCCGCGACCCCGAATACCGCCCGGGGCAACGGCTCTACATCGACGTCGGCGAGTTCTCCGGCCCCGATTCCGACGGCCGCTGGTATGCCGTCGACTGGTATCTGGACCTGGTCGACGTCACGGGCGAGCCGCTGCGACTCATCGACGTCGACGAGCTGTTCGACGCCCACGGCGCGGGTTTCCTCACCACCGACGAGTGCCAACGCGCGGTGGAGGCCGCCACCCATGCGCTCACCGGCGCGGCGCGCCACGGCGACGACGTCCAGGCGTGGCTCGACGAGGCCGTCGGCACGCACTTGACCTGGTCGGACCGCCCGTAG
- a CDS encoding amino acid ABC transporter ATP-binding protein: MTPMVSAQSVGKSFGSLRVLNGVSLDVARGEVACVIGPSGSGKSTFLRCVNHLDRINSGRLYVDGELMGYRERGDKLYELSPKQAAKQRRDIGMVFQHFNLFGHRTALENVIEAPIQVKGKSRDEAVAQAYELLDQVGLADRADHYPAELSGGQQQRVAIARALAMEPKLMLFDEPTSALDPELVGDVLAVMRGLADAGMTMLVVTHEMGFAREVADQLIFMDAGVVLESGDPRKMLADPRHERTRAFLAKLL; this comes from the coding sequence ATGACGCCGATGGTCTCGGCGCAGTCGGTGGGGAAGTCGTTTGGGTCGCTGCGCGTTCTCAACGGGGTATCGCTCGACGTCGCGCGCGGTGAGGTCGCCTGCGTCATCGGCCCGTCGGGATCGGGCAAGTCGACGTTTCTGCGGTGCGTCAACCACCTCGATCGGATCAACTCCGGGCGGCTCTACGTCGACGGGGAGCTGATGGGATACCGCGAGCGGGGCGACAAACTGTACGAGCTGAGCCCGAAACAGGCCGCCAAACAGCGCCGGGACATCGGCATGGTGTTCCAGCACTTCAACCTGTTCGGCCACCGGACCGCGCTGGAGAACGTGATCGAGGCGCCGATCCAGGTGAAGGGGAAGTCGCGCGACGAGGCGGTGGCGCAGGCGTACGAGCTCCTCGACCAGGTCGGGCTGGCCGATCGTGCCGATCACTATCCGGCCGAGCTGTCCGGTGGACAGCAGCAACGCGTCGCGATCGCCCGGGCACTGGCGATGGAGCCCAAGCTCATGTTGTTCGACGAGCCGACGTCGGCGCTGGACCCCGAACTCGTCGGCGACGTGCTCGCCGTGATGCGGGGTTTGGCCGACGCGGGAATGACGATGCTCGTCGTCACCCACGAGATGGGCTTCGCGCGGGAGGTCGCCGACCAGCTGATCTTCATGGACGCCGGCGTCGTGCTGGAGAGCGGCGATCCGCGGAAGATGCTGGCCGATCCGCGGCATGAGCGGACCCGTGCGTTCCTGGCGAAGCTGCTGTGA
- a CDS encoding NAD(P)-dependent oxidoreductase yields MADQLITDPGPGTFDGRTVVMSGGSRGIGLAIALALAERGANIVMLAKTDTPDPRLEGTIHTAVEAIRQTGAQATGVVGDLRKDEDVAHLVATAVDEFGGIDIVVNNASALAPTPTADLEMKRYDLIQQINSRGTFSLTKACLPHLTTSDHARVITLSPPINLEPHWLGRFPAYMLSKYGMSLLTMGFAAEWADRGIAANCLWPETTIATAAVKNLLGGDEAVDHSRIPEIMGDAAAVLAAKPVDVTGRCFIDADLVREAGVADLTVYGGTEPLEYDFFVDP; encoded by the coding sequence ATGGCGGACCAACTGATCACCGACCCCGGCCCGGGAACCTTCGACGGACGCACCGTCGTGATGTCGGGCGGCAGCCGCGGCATCGGGCTTGCCATTGCCCTCGCGCTCGCCGAGCGCGGTGCCAACATCGTCATGTTGGCCAAGACCGACACCCCCGACCCGCGGCTGGAGGGAACCATCCACACTGCCGTCGAGGCCATCCGGCAGACCGGCGCGCAGGCCACCGGCGTCGTCGGCGACCTGCGCAAGGACGAGGACGTGGCACACCTGGTGGCGACCGCCGTCGACGAATTCGGCGGAATCGACATCGTCGTGAACAACGCGAGCGCGCTGGCGCCGACGCCGACCGCCGATTTGGAGATGAAGCGCTACGACCTCATCCAGCAGATCAACTCGCGCGGCACGTTCTCACTGACGAAGGCCTGCCTGCCGCATCTGACCACCTCCGACCACGCGCGGGTGATCACCCTCTCGCCGCCGATCAACCTGGAGCCGCACTGGCTCGGAAGATTTCCCGCCTACATGCTCTCCAAGTACGGGATGTCACTGCTCACAATGGGCTTCGCGGCAGAATGGGCCGATCGCGGAATCGCCGCGAACTGCTTGTGGCCGGAGACGACGATCGCCACCGCGGCGGTGAAGAACCTCCTCGGCGGCGACGAGGCGGTCGACCACTCGCGGATACCGGAGATCATGGGCGACGCGGCCGCGGTCCTCGCCGCCAAACCGGTCGACGTGACCGGACGGTGCTTCATCGACGCGGACCTGGTCCGCGAGGCCGGCGTCGCGGACCTGACCGTCTACGGCGGAACGGAACCGCTCGAATACGACTTCTTCGTCGACCCGTAG
- a CDS encoding PPOX class F420-dependent oxidoreductase: MARTIATESVVDRDTLLAFVRPRHNMILATRRADGAPQISPVMAGVDEQGRIVVATYPGRAKTANAKRDPRVSVCVLSDGFNGAWVQVDGTAEVLDMPDSEDGLVDYFRCIAGEHSDWEEYRAAMRLQNKSLIRITPTRWGPIATGGFPADVAQRLDAAE; encoded by the coding sequence ATGGCCCGCACAATCGCAACCGAGTCCGTCGTCGACCGCGACACCCTTCTGGCGTTCGTCCGGCCCCGCCACAACATGATCCTCGCGACACGCCGCGCCGACGGGGCGCCGCAGATCTCACCGGTCATGGCCGGGGTCGACGAGCAGGGGCGCATCGTCGTCGCGACCTACCCGGGCCGCGCCAAGACGGCCAATGCCAAGCGCGACCCGCGGGTCAGCGTGTGCGTCCTGTCCGACGGTTTCAACGGCGCGTGGGTGCAGGTCGACGGGACCGCCGAGGTCCTCGACATGCCCGACTCCGAGGACGGACTGGTCGACTACTTCCGGTGCATCGCTGGCGAGCACTCGGACTGGGAGGAGTACCGCGCCGCGATGCGTCTGCAGAACAAGTCGCTGATCCGCATCACTCCCACCCGCTGGGGACCGATCGCCACCGGCGGCTTTCCCGCCGACGTCGCGCAGCGCCTCGACGCGGCCGAATAG
- a CDS encoding class I SAM-dependent methyltransferase yields the protein MGPHQLGPVDSTASDRASRSWWDSDAQAYHDEHGAYLGVDRRGGDFVWCPENLHEADIGLLGDVEGRTVLEIGCGSAPCSRWLAAHGAHPVGVDLSRGMLGRGVAAMTDDDRPVPLVQATAEHLPFADESFDLVCSAFGAVPFVSDSARVMAEAARVLRPGGRWVFAVNHPMRWMFPDDPGPAGLTVAIPYFNRTPYVERDEDGEISYVEHHRTMGDRVREIRAAGLVLDDVVEPEWPEDFDQEWGQWSPLRGAFFPGTAIFCCRKPE from the coding sequence ATGGGGCCACACCAGCTCGGACCGGTCGACTCGACCGCCAGCGACCGCGCCAGCCGCTCCTGGTGGGACTCCGACGCGCAGGCCTACCACGACGAACACGGCGCCTACCTGGGCGTCGACCGGCGCGGCGGCGACTTCGTGTGGTGTCCGGAGAACCTGCACGAGGCCGACATCGGTCTGCTCGGCGACGTCGAGGGGCGCACCGTCCTCGAGATCGGCTGCGGCTCGGCGCCCTGTTCGCGCTGGCTGGCCGCCCACGGCGCCCACCCCGTCGGAGTCGACCTCTCTCGCGGGATGCTGGGCCGCGGCGTCGCGGCGATGACCGACGACGACCGGCCCGTGCCACTGGTGCAGGCCACCGCCGAACACCTGCCCTTCGCCGACGAATCCTTCGACCTGGTCTGCTCGGCGTTCGGCGCGGTCCCGTTCGTCTCCGACTCGGCGCGGGTGATGGCCGAGGCGGCACGAGTCCTGCGACCGGGCGGGCGCTGGGTGTTCGCCGTCAACCACCCGATGCGCTGGATGTTCCCCGACGATCCGGGGCCCGCCGGGCTCACCGTCGCGATCCCGTATTTCAACCGGACGCCGTACGTCGAGCGCGATGAGGACGGCGAGATCTCGTACGTCGAGCACCACCGCACGATGGGCGACCGGGTGCGCGAGATCCGTGCGGCCGGTCTGGTCCTCGACGACGTGGTGGAACCCGAGTGGCCCGAGGATTTCGATCAGGAATGGGGGCAGTGGTCGCCGTTGCGCGGCGCCTTCTTCCCCGGCACCGCCATCTTCTGCTGCCGCAAGCCCGAATAG
- a CDS encoding ferritin: MKMTADLEKAFIKQIIKEYESAMLYRQLAIELELMNLPGISRWLKTQSVEEFTHADKLIKHLTDRDNHPVIGDIKTPKVKVTSVTETFDVALEAERGVSASIRELYDAADKARDIDSRSLLDWFVNEQIEEEATVSEILGRARIVNEDGSGILRLDAELGASA, translated from the coding sequence ATGAAGATGACAGCAGACCTTGAGAAGGCGTTTATCAAGCAGATCATCAAAGAGTACGAATCGGCGATGCTCTACCGGCAGCTGGCCATCGAACTCGAGCTGATGAACCTGCCCGGCATCTCCCGATGGCTCAAGACGCAGTCCGTCGAGGAGTTCACCCATGCTGACAAGCTGATCAAGCACCTCACCGACCGCGACAACCATCCGGTCATCGGCGACATCAAGACGCCCAAGGTGAAGGTCACCAGCGTCACCGAGACCTTCGACGTGGCGCTGGAGGCCGAACGCGGCGTCTCGGCGTCCATCCGCGAGCTGTACGACGCGGCCGACAAGGCCCGCGACATCGATTCGCGCTCCCTGCTCGACTGGTTCGTCAACGAGCAGATCGAGGAAGAGGCGACCGTCAGCGAGATCCTCGGACGCGCACGCATCGTCAACGAGGACGGCTCGGGGATCCTGCGTCTCGACGCGGAACTCGGCGCCAGCGCCTGA
- a CDS encoding amino acid ABC transporter permease, with translation MAHPAEQDAQIEAVPLRHPGQWLAAAVVLVLAGLFVYGAATNPAYRWSTYADYLFDTRVLAGVGYTLALTVLAMLIAVVLGVVLAVMRLTDNPVLRYCAWVYLWIFRGTPVYVQLVFWGLFGSIYKHIDLGIPFVAEFAHINIQTLNAAFFFAVIGLGLNEAAYMAEIVRAGINSVGPGQTEASTALGMSWAQTMRRTVLPQAMRVIIPPTGNELISMLKTTSLVAAVPFSLELYGRTTDISGVNFQPIPMLLVASTWYLAVTSVLMVGQHFVEKHFSRGERS, from the coding sequence GTGGCGCACCCCGCCGAACAGGACGCCCAGATCGAAGCGGTGCCGCTGCGCCACCCCGGGCAGTGGCTGGCGGCCGCGGTCGTGCTGGTCCTCGCCGGGCTCTTCGTCTACGGCGCGGCCACCAACCCCGCATACCGTTGGTCCACGTACGCGGACTACCTCTTCGACACCCGGGTGTTGGCCGGCGTCGGCTACACGCTGGCGCTGACGGTGCTGGCAATGCTGATCGCGGTCGTGTTGGGAGTCGTGCTGGCGGTGATGCGCCTGACCGACAACCCGGTGCTGCGCTACTGCGCGTGGGTCTACCTGTGGATCTTCCGCGGTACACCGGTGTACGTGCAGCTGGTGTTCTGGGGGCTGTTCGGCTCGATCTACAAGCACATCGACCTCGGCATCCCCTTCGTCGCCGAGTTCGCGCACATCAACATCCAGACGCTCAACGCCGCCTTCTTCTTCGCGGTCATCGGGCTGGGCCTCAACGAGGCCGCCTACATGGCGGAGATCGTGCGCGCCGGGATCAACTCGGTCGGACCGGGGCAGACCGAGGCTTCCACCGCCCTGGGCATGTCGTGGGCGCAGACCATGCGACGGACCGTGCTGCCGCAGGCGATGCGCGTGATCATCCCGCCCACCGGCAACGAGCTGATCAGCATGCTCAAGACCACCAGCCTCGTGGCGGCCGTGCCGTTCAGCCTCGAGTTGTACGGCCGCACCACCGACATCTCCGGCGTCAACTTCCAGCCGATCCCCATGCTGCTGGTGGCGTCGACCTGGTATCTCGCGGTAACCAGCGTGCTGATGGTTGGGCAGCACTTCGTGGAGAAGCACTTCAGCAGGGGAGAGCGCTCATGA